In Corylus avellana chromosome ca8, CavTom2PMs-1.0, the genomic stretch TATTGAATTcgaatgaaaataaaactaaaaaggaaaagagtaaaTACCAGCGCGCATGTTCGATCTCCAGTAGATTAGAAAATTGATCAATTATTGATCAGTAGATTAAACCCAACTTCCGTCTGCGATTCCCTAAGCATTGTAGCCAATGTTGGACATTGTATCACCTTCACAGATTGCAAACTGGTCAATCTCAATAGTTCTGGTAGGCTAGTAAAGCCATAACAATAACTGATAACTAAATGCTTAAGGCTTGCATTGCACCCCCCCCTCCTGTTCCCATTTTTCGATTGACAAAAGTTCCAATTTGAGGAATTGGAGTTGAGGAAACGAATTTGCAATGACGTGAATGCTTTTATCAGATAAATCAGGATCTGTATATTCTAGTTGGAGGACCCGAAGACTGGGAAGCTGTCCCAGCATTGTCACGCATCTGACTTCTAAAACAACATGGCTTAAGGTTAGCTTTGTGATTCTCGATGGAATTGAATTCGGAGAACAGGTGAATCTCGATGGTATGCGACCAGCTTGATCATATATTCCGAAAGTCCtaattttcaatatttcaagATGAGCTAAATGGTGGAGGCTTGGAATAGAAACTACTTCTTTGCCATCATCACGATGCTCCTCCACAATTTGTATTTTCAATTTCCTAAGATTAGGAAACTTTTCCAGTATGGCAGGGAAACTACGCTTTTGAGGATCACAATAAATTGCTGGGCCAGAAAGGACTTGGAGGCTCCCTAGAGCTTCCTCCGAATCGCAAGGTTCAAATGAAAATACCCTTACCCCACGCAGATACAGATTTCTTAAATGTTTCAGTTTAAATATCCCTTTCAGCAAACATTTCTTTAACCCATAGCTCTCTACGTAAAGAGTCTCTAGATTCGTAAGCTTGACAATAGAATCAGGAAAAACAGTTGTATAAGAAGAAAATCGTATCGTCAAGTACCTCAAATGGATAAATTTTGCTATGCTTCCTCTAAATTCTGTAGTTGCTACTTTCTGAATATTAAGCACACgaagaaatttgaatttcttttgaaCCCACTTCAAGCTAACAGCATCCTTCTTCAAATTCCAGTCGTCATCAGCAAAGAAGAACAAAGAACGGGCGCTTGTAGGGATAGAGGGGTTGGCATTAATGTATTGCTTAGCATTGTTAACTTGGATGGATAGCCTGCGGCAATTGTTCGGGATCGAACGGTTATATGAATGAACCGCAAAAAACATCTCTTCTGCACTCTCCTTTATGCAAAATTCTCGCAAAAGATCATGGATACGGCATGTCCTTACTCCTCCATCTGACCTCCTCCTAGCCActtggatcaagcttcgatcAATGAGCTCCTCCAAGTAGATTTCAGCATCATCCTCAGAATATCTATGGTCATTGTGTTGTATGAAACCCTCCGCCACCCATAGGTGCATCAATCGCTTTACAGGTATCTCGAAGTCTTCTGGGTACATgccaaaatacaaaaagcatTGTTTCAAGCGTCGGGGCAGATCCGTGTAGCTTAAGGATAGAACTTTCTGGCACATATCAGTATCCAAACAAGTTACATGATCAACATATTTCGACCATATGTATAATGACTTCTCCTTCTTTGCTAAAAGGCCCGCAAGTACCACAATTGAAAGGGGTAATCCCTTACAACCTTCTGCGATTTGTCTCCCTGGAATTACTAATTCAGGAGGACAAACTCCATTTCGAAACACCTTTTTCTTAAAGAGTTCCCAGCTGTCATCTTGATTAAGAAGTGGGAGAATGTAGGGAGGAGTATCGCTTGCAAGTAAAGCCACTTCTCTATTTCGGCTAGTGATCAATATTCTGCTTCCATTAAAGCAATTAGGAAAAACAGATTTTACCTCATCCCATTCTTCAGTTCTAAAGATGTCGTCCATGACTATTAGGTATCTCTTTCCATTCAAATATTCGAACAACTCCTTCTTTAACTCATCGACACTCTTGCCTTCACATTTGATTCCCAACTCCTCTAAAATTGTAAGCAACATCTCCATTGTTCTGAAATCTTTAGATACAAATACCCATACACGGCAATCAAAGTTTCTCATGACACATGGattattgtatatttttctGGCAAG encodes the following:
- the LOC132190542 gene encoding toMV resistance protein Tm-2(GCR236)-like isoform X2; translation: MDDIFRTEEWDEVKSVFPNCFNGSRILITSRNREVALLASDTPPYILPLLNQDDSWELFKKKVFRNGVCPPELVIPGRQIAEGCKGLPLSIVVLAGLLAKKEKSLYIWSKYVDHVTCLDTDMCQKVLSLSYTDLPRRLKQCFLYFGMYPEDFEIPVKRLMHLWVAEGFIQHNDHRYSEDDAEIYLEELIDRSLIQVARRRSDGGVRTCRIHDLLREFCIKESAEEMFFAVHSYNRSIPNNCRRLSIQVNNAKQYINANPSIPTSARSLFFFADDDWNLKKDAVSLKWVQKKFKFLRVLNIQKVATTEFRGSIAKFIHLR
- the LOC132190542 gene encoding toMV resistance protein Tm-2(GCR236)-like isoform X1 codes for the protein MDDIFRTEEWDEVKSVFPNCFNGSRILITSRNREVALLASDTPPYILPLLNQDDSWELFKKKVFRNGVCPPELVIPGRQIAEGCKGLPLSIVVLAGLLAKKEKSLYIWSKYVDHVTCLDTDMCQKVLSLSYTDLPRRLKQCFLYFGMYPEDFEIPVKRLMHLWVAEGFIQHNDHRYSEDDAEIYLEELIDRSLIQVARRRSDGGVRTCRIHDLLREFCIKESAEEMFFAVHSYNRSIPNNCRRLSIQVNNAKQYINANPSIPTSARSLFFFADDDWNLKKDAVSLKWVQKKFKFLRVLNIQKVATTEFRGSIAKFIHLRYLTIRFSSYTTVFPDSIVKLTNLETLYVESYGLKKCLLKGIFKLKHLRNLYLRGVRVFSFEPCDSEEALGSLQVLSGPAIYCDPQKRSFPAILEKFPNLRKLKIQIVEEHRDDGKEVVSIPSLHHLAHLEILKIRTFGIYDQAGRIPSRFTCSPNSIPSRITKLTLSHVVLEVRCVTMLGQLPSLRVLQLEYTDPDLSDKSIHVIANSFPQLQFLKLELLSIEKWEQEGGVQCKP